The DNA region TGCCGTATAGAACGAAATCGAACGCTCTACATCGCTTACAGAAATGAAAATGTGATCGAGCATATCGGTCCTCCCTCTTCTAAGCTAGCCGTTTTCTACGCGCGCCTTTATGTCCGAGTACGCCGCCTCGATGAGCCTGCTGAGCGATGCGGCGTCGGTGGCTGTTCCCGGTTTCAGCTTCACATGGCGCATGAACTTGCCGGTGCCTCGCAGCAAGCGGGCCGGGTCCGGCAGCGCTGCGCCGTGAAAGAAGCCCACGTTTACGTGCGAGGTGAATACATTGACGTAGC from Edaphobacter paludis includes:
- a CDS encoding DUF1801 domain-containing protein, yielding MRTDLLRFDGAVEHDPAIDAWMKEHRGELGAIAQEWFERMRRCGDEVRELLHDGCPVACLGDAPFGYVNVFTSHVNVGFFHGAALPDPARLLRGTGKFMRHVKLKPGTATDAASLSRLIEAAYSDIKARVENG